TTCCCACAATTTTGTCTTATTTGAGTTGTATCCCTCTCAGACATTGTTTGCGGATACCGCAAATAAACGTCGTAAAAAGTGATTTGaagtttttattatactttgaGTTAAAACATGTATAATTCgtctttttaaatttctctttTGTCTCCTCAAGACCAAATCAAACCTAtctaaatgaaattattgcaacttaataaaaatactaaaggTAAAGCAGAACCGAAGGCTGATGTTACAATGATATAATCCGTGTTTCTGTTCGAAATCTATGTAATGACCCCACAAAGAATatctcacaaaaaaaaagagaaaagaaatgaaaagggaacagataatatatttcaaacctACAAAAATACCACTTTGATTGACTCCTCCTACCAAGTCTAcggaaaaaatttcaaatcccATACCACTGAAAAGCATAGAATCAGCCGTCCGTTTCCTTTTATTATGGTTTTTAACATGTAGCgataattatatctacatCGTGGACTCGATATGTCGTctagttatataatttatttttattttttgaaaaataatacataaatttatcagaaatattaatactatttatataaattatcgttattttttaaaaaaaaattataaatataccccTAAAAAACATCAACAACATTACGTAAACTATTGTGATTTTTTACTATCACGGCTGATttctctaattatataaaagatatgaataatttatataaataaattataaattaaaaagtataaatataattgtccCTGATATATTTGAGGAATGTGAATAGGTCTTATTATTTCAGGGAATAATGACCCTATTCACTTTCGCATTCAAATCagaacaaataaattgaatcGAAAGTGGTTCAACCTTCAATGCATATATGTGGAGTCAAAAGTGATTATTAAACGCTTAAATGTTGCAAATTTCAAATCCTAAGTCAAAACctttattcaagtttttcttttcgatacattaatatttaaataaattaatggatacaataataatttgtctAAGAATTAtgacactagaaaaaaaattataataaattcacataaatgaacaatttataaagataaaaaatatacggTTGTACAGAAGAAATGCTcttcaatttaaaatcttcTCACTAAGCATCCCCAATTCCAGAAAAGAAGATGATGCCACCTTAACAAAAGTTCAATTATTCGGGTctaatcataaaaaaagacataatataattaatcttaagCAGAAACTGCGGTTGGGTTTTACTGAACCCACTAATAATAGTTGTTTAGGAAAATGTAatgaagaaaggaaagatTTATGCAAGACCATGGAAAATATATCATCATGTTAGAAATACAAAGTGGTTGGAAAAGACAATGAGAAGGAACAAAACCACTAGTACAGTTTGATCAAATCAACATTACCTCAAGAGGAAAATGTCATGATGTGGACAAGTAACGAATGTGCAATCAGACCATAAGGGAATTTAGAAATAGTCAAACTATGCACCTTTTGAATTTCAAACATTGAAATGTTCCctcttttttggtttcttgagATTAACTTCAGCTTGTCTGCGTTTTCCCATTTAATAACATTTGAAGGTCGAACCTGCCGGAAGTACAAAGACAACTCATTCCTTAGGTCGAAGTTAATTTAAGATTATTGTGCGTGTATTTTGTATACGTTCAACACTAATAACATCGAACATGTAACAGATATATGGTAATATGTCCATGTTGGATGTTAATGATTACTTGTAAGCACGAGGACATGGAGCCCTTCAGTTcgttttagtataattacacacaGCTGAGTCGTAAACAGGCTAATATTGGTAGGGATCgtcatcaaaataatatatgtccTCATACAACCTActagttttttctttgtttctctcTTAGATGTTCTGAGTGCTGGCTCTCACCACAATTCAGTCATCCGCCCGTCTCCCGTGGAGGAAATAAGAGTTACTGCAATTGCTGTTGGAACTGTCAGTGCTTGATGTACTGCTCTTAGAAGATCCAGATTGAATGTCACAGACAGAAGAAGATAAAATGGCAGTTGCCACCGGGCGTAAATTGTCAGGAATGCTTCGTCTAATATCCTGTCCAAAGAAAACATTTTGAGGGTCATTTCGACCTGCATTAGTGTTTTTGCCTATTATGTATCAATCTTGGATTTGTCCTTGAGAGAAATTCATGCTTCGTATTATGATGAACTTTGTGAAAGAAAGAGGGAGCTAGAGATGCGTACCATGTGCCTTATGGCCATGTCTAGTGATTTTTTAGAGAGTGATCTTCCAAAACCCGAATTCCCCAGGGAAGGTTTCTTGGGATGGTCATTAGAAATGCACTCATCTTGCTTGGGTGGAGCTAGTTTCCTCATGTTCACAACTCTTTCAACCATTTGCGTTCCCATCAGTACAGGGTTAACATCATCACCACCACCATTGCTATATCCTCGACTTCTTGATGACATTATGTAATTCCCAAGTTTATGAAGAGTACCACTAGGGGCATGTACTTTGGCAGGAGAGCACGATTTTTGCCTTGGTTTTCCATTAGTAGCCACAAGAGTTTTTGGTCTTCCTCTGGATGCAGATGCAGGCCTTTTGGGCATAGATACCTTTGGATTTTGAGAAGCATCATGAGACAAAGAGAGCATCTGCGAGGGCTTTGATGGCCTAGACTTCACCAATTGATAAGTTCCACGTGATGGCCCCCGAGTTTTCAACATTATGGAGCCTGTTTTACTTCCCGACAAAGGGTGATCTGAGGCAGATACGGTTGATGTGGTCGATGGAGTTAGTGGTGTGCGTGTAGGTGTAGCAGATCTTGGTGCAGTCTTTGAACATCCTGGTATCGTGCGTGATGTAGCTCTGGATGGAGTCGATGCTCTCGCTTGAGCAGGCGTGGGTTTAGAAGAAGATAATGTGGCTCTTGAGGTAACTGTGGAAGCACAAAAGGGCTTTGATTTTGCAGGCAAGGCTGGTCGTCTAGTGGGTGTTGCTGCTCGATGAGTTGGTTTTCGGTTCCCTGCTGAAAAAGGTCTTCCATTTGCAGCTGCCGAAGAATCTAGTCCTGATTCTTTAAATGTATTTGCCACCTGCAGGAATAGAAAATCATGGAAAATATTGAGCCCAGAAGCCAGATGAGCAAGAAAAATGTGAAACACAGATGTTCAAAGATCAGAGACAATATCAGGACAAGAAATGTCCTAAGTTAAAAATCGTCAGCCTGTACAAGACAAATTCTGGAAATGATGTACTTGCCTCAGATTTCAGAGACATGCTTTCACCATCTGAAATTCCACTCTGATTTGCTGCTGAATCTTGTTGTCCTTCCACTTCTTCAGAAGGAAGTAAAGAGATGTCTCCTTCCGTGAGAAGCCTGGGACAAAGTTTATGTCTTAATTTTATACaacataaacataaacataaattgTGTCATTTTAGGACAATCAAACCAATTATGCATttggaaataatttttgaGCTGTAAAGATCTATGTAAGCGTGAGTGGAAATGTGGAATACATATCTCATAACATGAAAACATGATACCAACTTGAAACCCAAGTGATCACCTAATAAGATTACATGTTAAAGCAGAAAATTGATCGGAACATGGAAATTTACCAATCATGGTCTCTCCTGTCAATCTCCAAATTGAGAGAACCATCATTAGAAAGTGTCTTAACAGTCTCCTGCTGCGTTTCATTTGGCACCGATGAGCTATCAGGTCTTGGCTTTCCACCTACAAATTAGTCGGCAAACACGAATTCAAGCACAATAAGAACCCAAATCAAGATCACACATAAAGGGCGAGTAATATTGCCTTTGGAGACAGAGATagaaattgacaaaatcaaattctGAGGAAGGAGTACCGGTTGAACCATCAAACTCATCAGAGTCCTCAATCCTCCCCTTTTCACACTTCCCCATCCCCAAGAAAATAGCCAAATCTTCATCTACTTCTCTCATCACCACTCCAGGATCTCTGTTCTCTGGCCTAAGATCTACAGTGGCCTGCATTCACCAACGGAATCACATCATCACACATTGCCACTCATCCTAAAAATCTAATCCTTCGTGGTCCAATACTACATAAAATTGTGCTTACAGATGAAGACAAGCAAAAAGCCTTAAAGCTAACTTCCTTAAACATACATTCATGTGCATATGCAATAACACATGCTGACATAGAGCAGAATCCAGAAAATTACAAACTTAATCAGAATTCCCTTGCATTTCCTTCACCACAAGAAGTAAGAATCTGGTAAAGTTAGATAGATCCACATCACAACAAAACTAGACTGGAAAAACATTCACCAGCCAAATCACACCCACAAACTGAAACCTCCACGCcaaaaatcatgattttgtGCTGAAAATTCTCTCAAACAACACAAATTGTAACTGGaccaaacaacaaaaacacaGATGCTTGCAACCCATATATAAAGTTTCAACCTTTATCATTGGTAGACACCTAAAAATTGCTCCCAGACACAAACAAACGAGaatacatacaaaataaagacAGAGAGATAGgtgaaagaaagaacaaaatgaAACATGGGCATGTACAAGAATGGATAGAAAAGGTGAAGAACTTACTGCCACTGTTATGGATAGAGAAATGGACAGGTATGACAAACTGCAGAGAGATGGGGAGAGAGTACAAGAAGATTGTTATACAAGTTGCAGCTCTATGATTCAgctttgtattaattattattatattctgGTCTGTAGAGGTATGTTGTCTGTGACAGAAGATGGGGGGGGAAGCAAGAAGGATCATTCATGAATCAAGAAGTCTTTTTGATTCCTTTGACAAAGCGTCACACacactattattatttcttgggggtcttttaaataaaacgaACGAAACACAACTGAAACGAGGATTTGAAAATCAGGATGATGATCTGTAAAATGTTTGTTGTCATTGCTTTctattgttgtttttaataatgtaatacgaacaaaacaataataatcgttattaattattgattgcCCTTTGATAAGGAGACGCgaaattttatcttttgtgggcgactttttcctttctttcagTTTTTTACATCATTCAAAATCATTGCCATTTTGATTAGCAGAAGTGGAAACCCGCTGTTCATATCTCAAacgtctatatatatataatgaatcaataattattattttagttgaccaacaattactattaaaataaattaatattaacgTATTTGTCTCGAATTCATGTCATCTTAAGTAATGAGGAACGAAATAAAAAGGTGTGGAAAGGCTGTTGAAACAAAGATGTGAAATATGGAAGGTGAAGATGGTGAGACAATTGAGTGGGGGCATTTAAATAAAGGAGGAGAGGTAGGAATTAGttgtgaataataataaaaggtTTGGAGTAATGAATTAGCAGAGCTAAGGGTAAGGgggttttcaattttcattcaattatttgatGTATAGTACTCATTCATCAACACATCATGTGAGTTGTGGGTGAAAGAGTTGCTTTTACATACTAAGAGTCGAGAGATCAAAAAAGATCACGGGAAAAGAGTGATTACAGTTCTGAAAGAAATGCAGGTGGAAATGGAATCCTGAAGTGGTCTCTTTCAAAGTTAACATGGGCTGTTTGATTTCTTGTCTTGGGCGCTACAACAATATTATATCTCATATGGCTTCGGCCCATCTTCTGCCATGGGCCCTTTTGCATTTCCCATACCTCGCCTCCAAATTGCTTTATGactaactttttaatttacacTTTCCTTCCATAAAATTTAGTGTAAGtatatgttgattttttgtggtttagCATCTTTGAGATTTacttttgtctaataaataaattcttatattagtcaaaattcatcaatttgttaatactaacaaaaaaagtatatatttacacctgataaacttattattgatttattataagtaaaataaattttttatgactaaattactCTTGTACCTCATCATAGGTTAATGTGTTTGAGGAATAATATCTTGACCGTTACAAGAATAATTTAGTGGCGacaaaaattgtttgacctgcaataagttaatcaatggtatatatcaattatcatccaattgttttttcattaatatcagcaaattcagtgattTTTAACTAACAgcgggacttatttgttagacaaaagcaaGCTTTAAGAGTGtcagatgtaattttttaaattacaaataatttacatataattacatcaaattttaagaaagagAAGTTTAATCATGGGATGTAAGTCGTGAATTTTCTTATGTTTATTTTGAGGTAGTAGTAGCAGTGGAGGAAGAGAATGAGaatttgaagttttatttcttcatttcagTTGTCTACAATTCAATACCGTTTCTGAaagttgtttattattattaatgttttgTTAGAGAGAGAGGCaggtgggtgtgggtgtgggtgtagTAGCATAAGGCCCAAAGCTATTCTTCTTACAATTGGGCCTCCAAATGCTAAACAACTACAACGGCTTACAGTGTCTCAGTGACAGGCAACCAGCCTTAGTTAATTTGGATATTAGTTCAATCCTTAGTTATTTGAAACTTGGactttgtttcaatttttggcaGCATCATATGTTTGATGATGTTGATGTTGGttgacaattatatattataatagatgatgatgatgtagCATTCCTCTGAATTAACAATGTGGAATAATAATAGATAGtattacaatttttacaaGAGGATGAGAGAGAAGACACACTCCTGACTGACTCCCATATTCATCTCTTATACATTAGGCGCTGCCAGCACCAGCACCGCCTCCTTCTCTCCCAACTAACATCACAAAATGCTTAAGAGAAAAGGCCGAAGGTGTCCAAAATGGTTGTGTGCAGCGGGTCGCTCAAGTGGGTTGCCCAGTTGTTCAGTGGCCCTTTTCCGGTGGCCGCTGCCTGCACTGCAAACCCCAAGAACGCCACCATCGCCAGCCGTGCGTGCTTTATCTCTGCCAACTGAAGTCTCGCCTTCTTTTCAGGGTCCGCTGCCAGTCCCAACGGATCGAAGTATGATCCACCTGGGTAGATCCTCTTCTCCGGGTCAAGTTCTGCGTTCCTCTGGAACTCTATGTACCCGATCACTAGCACCTCGATCCAGATCAATGTGCTAATGGAAAATGGGAGTGGTTGCCCAAGATATGATGATCCCTCCACCAGTTCAACCTGTCCATACCAAATATCTCAGATCCCACtgatatatacaaattattcaaacaGTGAACCAGGGTATatcatatgtatgtatatatacctTTCCAGCATCCTGCCAGGTGACGCCGGTGAGCCATTCAACCGACAACGCACCAAGAGTAGCGAGCATTGCCCATCTGCCATGGATGAGCTCGCATTCTCTGAACCTCTGCAGCCCAAACACTTCACTGTAAGGCTGGAATGGAGTCGATTTCACGTCGCTGCTCTCGGTCCTGGTTCCGATGATATCCCCGGCCAAGTTCTTCGCCAGGTTCTGGTCCAGCGAGTCCAAGTCGAACTGCAAATACTCAACGGGCTTCCCCAACCCAAATGGGTCAAACCCGTAGTCTCCAACGAGGGATCCGTCCAGATAGTCGGGGGCCTTGGCTCCTGGAAACCATAATGGGCGGTCGGAAGTCGGCTTCGGTGCGGCTTTCTTGGGAGGAGATTTCTTGGTACCGAATCCAAACCTGGCCTGGACGCGACCCGACCCGGAACGGACCTCGGGGAGACGAGTGCCGATGAAGGAggaggcggcggcggcggctgCTGCCATGGCCAATGTGTGTGGGAGGGAAAGAAGGGAAATTGTGGTAGTGAGGTATGGGGTAATTTGGGTATGGGATATATGTAGAGCAGGGGGGGGTTTTGGTGATGGAGATAGAGATATTTGGAGGTGGAGGGATGGTGGCCGTAGGATAGAGGGAAGAAATGGATCAGAGGGTAGGAGGAGGCATCGGCCTTATCTAATTCTTATCTGGTCGCGGCCATTGGTTGATTTCAACTGGTGCACTGTAAAGGCACGTAGGACGAGTTTCTGTGGCTGACACCAAACCTTGAGATTGAACTACATCAGAATATCTCACTCCTCAGATTCTCTCAATTCTTACATTACATGTACACACACCATTGggttttttacattttctgctgtcaccaaaaattttatatactttatcttttcataaaataataataatactatttcTCATATCTCTATAATTgtgaacaaaaaatgaaaatcaaatacaaaggAAATGAATTGGTGTGAATCTGTTGGCTATACGTATTAGGAAGATATGGTCCTTCTGTCGTCTAAtcccaattaaaaaatttaggcaAGAAAATTagttatcaattttaaaataggaTTCGCTACTTATCACGAGATGATAAATAACTCCATATGTTCTCTATAGTATGCGTTCTTTAAGCCCATAATTATGGCAATAATCACATATAAAAATGGTACCCTTAATTGGAGAATATTGTACCAATATTGCAAGGTTGCGTATTCCGTAGTATCAACATTACAGAGTACTCTAAATTGTGGTGCTAAAAGTacaaatttctcattttttgtcgTTCTTGTTGCATGATTTAACAATCACGTAAAAGCACACGTGGCCTTGTTGTTACAAATCTAacaatattatcaaaaatGCCAACATttgaacctttttttttttttgcattagtgcgaattatttaaaaaaatatagtataaaaaaatgcaattttctctCCGCCtcacttttaaatatatgatttttgtacagatacttattattatattaaattaactgtagattatcttatatatatatatatatattcatgtgaTACTACTTAATCGTGTTTATGTTTGATGCGTTCAAAAAAAGCACAGGTCCAATGAATTTGGATTATTGTTCAAGACTTGGGCCGAAGTAAATACAAATCTTAAAGGGGAGACTTGCAAAAAAACCGTTAGCACTCCGCCCAAGTtagtatttgatttgaaattgaataaagtaaaaaagtaagtggatttaattaaaaatcaagatattaagaataaagttaataaaaaCTGTAAGAACACATGATAATATGCTGAGAGAGAGCTAGAgcttaaaagataatttagaAAGTGAGAGAGGAGTTTTAATAGTAAGAAGGGCATGAGAAAAGTGTCCCCCTCCTAGAAAGACAAAGCATATATTTATAGGGTAATACCCTAGTCTGCTGGGGGTCTATCCCCCTCCcgaaatttttgtttaagttgGTTGAGATAAGAGGTATGTCGTCCTTACCCGCAGCTAGGAGTGCTTTAATAGGAGTCTTATTTGTCTATGGAGACCCCTCATCTACAAGGAGTCATAACCACTAGAGAATCCCTCCTTTCTGGGGCTGATGTGGTCTAATGTGGCTGTTGACACTAGTTGTGCCACGTGAGAGAGTGGGCTGCCACGTGTGTGGGCCTTTTGAGCCGAATGTTTTGTTGGACTTCAACCATGCCCTAAGTCGGGGATGTCCCAAGCCTCCTTTTCTGAGCTTCTTGGGTTGTTTTGGCCTGCCTAATTAAACTATGAGCTGGGATATCCTTGGCCTATTGGTGGTGCTATGGGCGTGGGATGTCCTGAACCTCCATAAAGATACCATGggcatttctttcttttttctttttgcgtCGTTTGGGCTTTTTTGGACATGCTAATTTTTATGTACATCAATATcattatttagaaatattatttttcatacaattaagattattaattGTACGATAgttatttatctaattttagtgtataatatatatgcacCAGATCtttcatccaaaaaatattaataatattcactaaatctaaaattacatagaaatattttttttaattgtttctcTCACTTACAGTATGTACATATTACATGAATTCTATCAATAAGTGTTGGCTCTACTAGTAAAAAcgcattattttttattgaaggTGGCTGATTTGGTTATTTATTGATGTGAAGAATATATTAGTAAgtgattgaatttgaaataatagtGTACGGATAATAGTTGAGTGATATATAAAAGGTGTTaggtaataaatataatataatatgttttatttaaaaataatgaaatgtgtttgagatatattataaaaaaattatcacaaataaatgaatatctaaacaaaaagaaaaaaatccataagaatgaaatttatatacgTTAAATTTCATGTGTGTAAAAAATTGTTACGAgaggaaaaatatatgaaaaaataaaagaaatttaatttaaaaaaaaagaacattgCAATATTTGTGAAAGCATATTAATTCTCTTGTTTTCGCTCCGAATGTTGATTTAAGAGTTGGAAACTCGTTTTTTGATAtggaaatgcaattttttttagattaataaaAGGAAATCACGTGTCATTTTGAAATATGGTATCAAAGTTTGAAGAATTTGATGTTAAGAAAGACGTGAAACTTTTACAATTGCAAAGCTTTATCATGGTAGGGAGTTTCGAACTTGAATTCTTTTGACTTGTTTGTGTGTAGTTCTTTTACTTGTGTTTTGTGTaaggtgtaattttatatacaccATTTGATCTATGGTACATCTAAATAAATCATATCTGCCTTTTTACATAATCATAGAAATCATCATTGACAGCAGAAAAATAGAGGTAGTTTGTGTAGTTGTGTTGACTTTTCTTAGgagtatatgtataattttttaaaattcaagagTGGCTTGTGCAAATAGACTATATATCAGGGATAcagatgtaattattcctttgtgtaataatttgtTGTGTGGTAAAAACTCTTTGTAAAGTAGTTTGCACTCACTTTTATTGagtttgaatataaaaaaatttgatataaactCTATTGACGGACAATATTTGaacatattcttttaattaatttaaataaaataaaataattgatatttattttgaattgacTTTTAGGCCCAAAATTGATATGAACTTACGAACATATTGGCGAAAagcttaaatttattataaatttataattcaaaatccgatgtttaattaataatttattctaaaattttaatgtctATTCTTTTtgccaagaaaatattatacttatgtAATTGTGAAGTGAGGAGGGAGGGAGGTGTCTACTCGCTCAAAGACACATGACCCAATAAGCCCAAACCACAACCCAACAACATATAGATGATGATGGCGTGTCGCCTCCTCATCAACGCCACATAGTATCTCCCGTATCATTGCATGCATGCGATAACTTCGTTCACCAAAAAACCGGCTAGTTCCGGTTTCACCTCCTCAGTCTTTGGGTCGGGTCGGTTCAACCATATGGTCCTGACTGGATTCTCGAATGCGTTACTGTCACTAAAACGGGATATTTATGTAAAGCTAAGACGACGGGTTACCGGCTGGTCCGGTAACCAAGGTAAAGTACTCGTTCTATCTCATTCACTGGGTCGTACtattctcttctttctctgaTTCTCTTCTCCTCCTATTGCTATTGACTGATCACCGATCGCTTGTTATCTTCTAGGTATGCTctccttaattattttaggttttgatttttctttttcgaaGAAAGTTTTTGCCGATTTTTTTGGGTAGattgttggattttttgagttcattacttctttttttttttttgattgagTTCTTATGCAAAAGTATGATACTGTTTGCCTCTGTTTCTTTGatcatgatttttgtttttcttttcctgtaTTTTATTTCGTGGTAGTTGCTTAATCTGATGGATAAACTCtgtggtttatttttttttctttcaatttttgttggaaatatactaatttgttTGGTTTAGTAACAGTTAAGTTCTTCTTGCTAGTTGCTGTCTGTTTGAGCATATAATCGTTCTCTATGTCTGCAGAAATAGTAGGAGAGCTGGAGATGAACTGTGGATTTTAACTTTTCGATTTCAGTTTGCTTGTTGTTCTTTCGTATTTCCGGTTTTCTTTTGGTTAAAGCACTCCGCCGCGTCTCTCgaccttaatttttttcttcttttttaaaacatataaaatattaactttgTTTCTGTCTTTTTCGTTGCTTGTtttctgtgtgtgtgagggagtattttgttttgatttcaGTAATTTAATTCCTTCTGCTACCagctcaaaaaatatttcctaatttttttttgttttcatagtaattttgttgaatgacACATATCCTGCTACATGTTTTATAGACTCCATGTATCTAacacaattttatatttttctgggAAACTGATGTATAGATCTGCGTTTTATGGTTAGTAGATATGAGGACTGGCAGCAGGAGTAAAGGGGCCACGAGGAAGGAAACGAAAGAAGCACTGAAGCCTGTTGACGATAGGTTGGTGTTTATTGACTTATGTTGGTTGCCCGAGATTATTGACTTGGAATTGTGTTTCCAGGCTTGGAGTTGATTAATGGAGTTACAATTGTCTCCATACCGTTCCTGCTATGCTGTTCCGTAGATCTGCAATGGATGATATAGTTGTTCatcatatacatatttgttCTTTCAGGAAGGTAGGGAAGAGGAAGGCTGCCCCAAAGGTAGATAAAAGGCAGGCtaagaaggaaaagaaggcCAAGAAGGACCCAAACAAGCCCAAACGACCACCCAGTGCCTTCTTTGTTTTCCTGTGTGAACTATTATACTTTACATTTAGGAGCGGTGTTTGATCTGTAATATTTGCAGCGTGGTCTTAGTTCCATGGTTTTATTGCAGTGAGGAGTTCCGGAAGACTTTCAAGAAGGAGAATCCTAATGTCAAGGCCGTCTCAGCTGTATGGAACTTACACTGCTattattcacaaaattaatgcTAGTTTTATAATTGGATAGTGATGGTTTTTGGGTTTTCCATATGTTTGCCTGTAGGTCGGGAAGGCTGGTGGAGAGAAGTGGAAATCATTGACTGATGCTGTAAGTACTCATGACTATGgctgaaatattttttctaaatttttctaaagtcACCTAAACCAGTGTGCGAAAGTTATgcctttcttttatttatcttaaaataaagATACTTGGAACTGCTTATGTATGTTGATAAGTTGTACTTGCAGAAACATAGtttcttgtaattaattaagccatgCATCATTTATGGTTGGTAGGAAAAAGCTCCATATGAAGCTAAAGCTGCAAAGAAGAAAGCAGAGTATGAAAAACTTATGAATGCCTACAACAAGAAGCAGGTGAGCAGATCCTTTCAtaccttttctcttttcctacATGTTCTGCACAACTGCTGCAAAGACTTTTTTTTATGAgcattatatattacatttgatTGTTGTATCATTGGCAGGAGAGCTCTGGTGACGAGGGTGATGAGGGATCTGAGAAGTCGACATCTGAAG
The nucleotide sequence above comes from Sesamum indicum cultivar Zhongzhi No. 13 linkage group LG11, S_indicum_v1.0, whole genome shotgun sequence. Encoded proteins:
- the LOC105174552 gene encoding proteoglycan 4-like isoform X1, producing the protein MIKATVDLRPENRDPGVVMREVDEDLAIFLGMGKCEKGRIEDSDEFDGSTGGKPRPDSSSVPNETQQETVKTLSNDGSLNLEIDRRDHDWLLTEGDISLLPSEEVEGQQDSAANQSGISDGESMSLKSEVANTFKESGLDSSAAANGRPFSAGNRKPTHRAATPTRRPALPAKSKPFCASTVTSRATLSSSKPTPAQARASTPSRATSRTIPGCSKTAPRSATPTRTPLTPSTTSTVSASDHPLSGSKTGSIMLKTRGPSRGTYQLVKSRPSKPSQMLSLSHDASQNPKVSMPKRPASASRGRPKTLVATNGKPRQKSCSPAKVHAPSGTLHKLGNYIMSSRSRGYSNGGGDDVNPVLMGTQMVERVVNMRKLAPPKQDECISNDHPKKPSLGNSGFGRSLSKKSLDMAIRHMDIRRSIPDNLRPVATAILSSSVCDIQSGSSKSSTSSTDSSNSNCSNSYFLHGRRADD
- the LOC105174552 gene encoding proteoglycan 4-like isoform X2, whose translation is MREVDEDLAIFLGMGKCEKGRIEDSDEFDGSTGGKPRPDSSSVPNETQQETVKTLSNDGSLNLEIDRRDHDWLLTEGDISLLPSEEVEGQQDSAANQSGISDGESMSLKSEVANTFKESGLDSSAAANGRPFSAGNRKPTHRAATPTRRPALPAKSKPFCASTVTSRATLSSSKPTPAQARASTPSRATSRTIPGCSKTAPRSATPTRTPLTPSTTSTVSASDHPLSGSKTGSIMLKTRGPSRGTYQLVKSRPSKPSQMLSLSHDASQNPKVSMPKRPASASRGRPKTLVATNGKPRQKSCSPAKVHAPSGTLHKLGNYIMSSRSRGYSNGGGDDVNPVLMGTQMVERVVNMRKLAPPKQDECISNDHPKKPSLGNSGFGRSLSKKSLDMAIRHMDIRRSIPDNLRPVATAILSSSVCDIQSGSSKSSTSSTDSSNSNCSNSYFLHGRRADD
- the LOC105174728 gene encoding chlorophyll a-b binding protein CP29.1, chloroplastic — encoded protein: MLILRNTQPCNIGRCLLLPSDPFLPSILRPPSLHLQISLSPSPKPPPALHISHTQITPYLTTTISLLSLPHTLAMAAAAAAASSFIGTRLPEVRSGSGRVQARFGFGTKKSPPKKAAPKPTSDRPLWFPGAKAPDYLDGSLVGDYGFDPFGLGKPVEYLQFDLDSLDQNLAKNLAGDIIGTRTESSDVKSTPFQPYSEVFGLQRFRECELIHGRWAMLATLGALSVEWLTGVTWQDAGKVELVEGSSYLGQPLPFSISTLIWIEVLVIGYIEFQRNAELDPEKRIYPGGSYFDPLGLAADPEKKARLQLAEIKHARLAMVAFLGFAVQAAATGKGPLNNWATHLSDPLHTTILDTFGLFS
- the LOC105174553 gene encoding high mobility group B protein 1 isoform X2, with the translated sequence MRTGSRSKGATRKETKEALKPVDDRKVGKRKAAPKVDKRQAKKEKKAKKDPNKPKRPPSAFFVFLEEFRKTFKKENPNVKAVSAVGKAGGEKWKSLTDAEKAPYEAKAAKKKAEYEKLMNAYNKKQESSGDEGDEGSEKSTSEVHDDEEESVQEEVDDEEADDDDDDDDDDDE
- the LOC105174553 gene encoding high mobility group B protein 1 isoform X1 — its product is MRTGSRSKGATRKETKEALKPVDDRKVGKRKAAPKVDKRQAKKEKKAKKDPNKPKRPPSAFFVFLEEFRKTFKKENPNVKAVSAVGKAGGEKWKSLTDAEKAPYEAKAAKKKAEYEKLMNAYNKKQESSGDEGDEGSEKSTSEVHDDEEESVQFLINQLSIYSVCRRRWMMRRQMTMMMTMTMMMNEVINHFKTSG